The stretch of DNA gctctcttccattggttgaacggccgagctcacacggatacgtgacgtagcgcttctgtaaagCCTTGGCTGCGTTCCCATTTCGTCTCActcagtgcagtatccagtggccgccattttgctggatactgcactggaGAAGCGTTCCCAAATTACTGGACTGGCTAGTGACAATCGTACCTCATTCAGAATGTCGTCGGCCgggaaatgtaaataataaataataataataatgataataataataataataaaaatcaatgtgtactgaaaaaataaaattatgtacaataattatatacaataattgattgtttttaaatgtgaagTTATACAAGCAAATAATCGGTATAATcgtcgttataatatttaaaaataacgctaacacttattaatacattgctaattgaaatatttacttaccgatataataatctttactAACAATAATAGCTTCAAcactatttacatattaagtaacaattttatttaggtTATGAGCTAATACGTGTGCGAGACTGTCACTAGCCACTAGCCAGTTCAGTAAATTGGGAACGCTTCtccagtgcagtatccagcaaaatggcggccactggatactgcactgagtgagacgaaatgggaacgcagcccttgtgtccacgatgctagaactcaatccaagatctcggtccgagtcctcaaacaataatatttatacttggctgaatatagttagcgttgtaatcgagttacgattctttacgatgattttctgatctatgttatagaaaactcatatcttcaaacaaccaccaagttggtttatagatatcatcaagtgatgcaccgcttgattttgaatgttttattttatttagatggtccagatattgtgatcttaaattattaatttttttttttgcaatttcagttgttagtggttgtcctgttaattctttgtactgattacagattatctgtaaagcttgatctcgtttcatacgattatgataatcaacactttttgtaacatataaacaagaatgttgttgatataacattaataaaattttaacattttccttattatccattttttattataaaagaagttttttctgaaaatcaattttatatattattatacttttcttgaaaaataatatgtatatataggttataatatatttttaatgtctaatttaatctgcattaaaactaataataactatttatgtaaatcttattaattattaatcttattaatttattttatttaagaattatatttctcttattttttcaattctataattacttactaaaatattatttatattgttcacagtatctcgtatcactataagtatcttatattttgtcttgacagatagtaaaagaaactagtaaaatctaataactcgcaATAAAGGTGCCTACTGATGGACGCGGCAAGTGCCGTGCGCGGCAGCGCGGCACTTCAAAAAGAACTAGATTCTAGGGGCTTCTAATCCTGATGCCGCCTCCCGTGTCTGCCGGTTGAAGTTAGATTAATCCAACTTTATTTGCGATATCGCAAAAGTGGTTAGaatcaatttgaaaaaaaagttgtaagaATGGTCGGAAAACATGTGGAGATTCCACAGGTTAgtgtattttcataatatgtttaatacaaaaatgttaaaatagcaattacgaaaataatatatataattgtttataatcaTCAAGATTGGAGGTTAAGTTTATGTTTAAAAGGTTTtggaaaacaaatttatgcaaaaaaattttttttaatttttagaaattttttttaatttttataaacatttatgacTTGAAACCAAACTTTTGAATGACACATGACTTGAAACCAAACTTTTGAATGACACATAATGACATACCAGATAATGATACACCAAGTtacaattcatatttaatataattcatattttttttattgcagaaagtACATACATGCGGAATGTGCGAGACAATTCTggaggaagaagaaatatCTTCCCATGAATGTTTTGTAAATTATCCAACGCTTATTTATGACGAGAACACTTTCTATTTGTATCCCCAATGtggtaagtaaaatataaaaggcgaaaataaatgatataatattatttgagcaaatatagcaatttaaatatattatagagaaTGGAGACATTGTGCGTCGAAGTGCGGTTGATGGAGCAGAGTTGCTTGTTACGGAGTCGCATCTTCCGACTAATCAAGAACCGCAAACATCGAACCTTGAAAGGCGAAACttggaagaaataataattgcagaaGTGTCGGCACGAGAACTGTTATGGaatcaaaaatgtaatattgtgaAACGTGACAAACAAACTGTACAACAGCTTTGGCAGCAAGTGGCTGATGCGACGAATGGTatatatgtgtgcgtgtgaagaaagagaagaagagagagagagaaagagagaggagagaggaaGTGATATAACAGTACAAAATgttcgattttattattacagatgAATGTTCTGCTGaagaagtaaaaagaaaatggaaaaactTGAGGGATCGCTATATGAAAATCATCTCCCTTGAGAATTTGCCAAGTGGATCAGCCAGTAAGCCATCTCGTAGGAAGTGGCAGCATTATGACTCGATGTCTTTCTTACGGGATACCTATTTGGAAAAAGAGTTAGTTACTTCACAAATTTACAGAAATACTAGTGAGAGTTactatcaatatattttatttcaggacagtttcaaatattacaagtCTTGATGAAGATCCCGATGATGTAGAAATCCAAGTGGATGGAGAAGTAAATTCCAATGCAGTTGATGCATCGAGAGGTACGTTTTGCTCATAAGGTGTACTGGCAAATGGCTTAGTTTATACCGATCATTTAGTACGTGTACCAAAtattaaatctgcttctctGATTGGTGCAGATTTTACCTTAAACGATTTAAATCAATCAGAGAAGCAGATTTGATACTTGATACGCGTACCAAACGATCgatgtaaactaagccaatgaacaaatt from Linepithema humile isolate Giens D197 chromosome 2, Lhum_UNIL_v1.0, whole genome shotgun sequence encodes:
- the LOC105671815 gene encoding uncharacterized protein, which translates into the protein MVGKHVEIPQKVHTCGMCETILEEEEISSHECFVNYPTLIYDENTFYLYPQCENGDIVRRSAVDGAELLVTESHLPTNQEPQTSNLERRNLEEIIIAEVSARELLWNQKCNIVKRDKQTVQQLWQQVADATNDECSAEEVKRKWKNLRDRYMKIISLENLPSGSASKPSRRKWQHYDSMSFLRDTYLEKETVSNITSLDEDPDDVEIQVDGEVNSNAVDASRVKKKRKSCEQDVMKQIAEALQIPRPALPLPTPPVLDEVDNFTSMIASQLRDFSQIRRREIMLKIHHLLHTELLRDDSN